In Odocoileus virginianus isolate 20LAN1187 ecotype Illinois unplaced genomic scaffold, Ovbor_1.2 Unplaced_Contig_11, whole genome shotgun sequence, one DNA window encodes the following:
- the C3AR1 gene encoding C3a anaphylatoxin chemotactic receptor, with amino-acid sequence MESFSAETNSTDLHSQHWDEPHVILSMVILSITFLLGLPGNGLVLWVAGLKMQRTVNTVWFLHLTLADFICCLSLPFSLVHLVLQGHWPYGWFLCKLIPSIIILNMFASVFLLTAISLDRCLLVLRPIWCQNHRNVGTACTICGCIWVVALVMCIPAFIYRETFTIDNQSMCGYNFGHHGSLDYLDFTFNLLENGSFDNSIADPPGEMDDRLDSFWPQTKDQPWAATTGLPSQKFQRTSRDSLPMDSARLSVQQPHYDLFQSADEVSATLSSDFPIEDHRTHPLENSDSFLPADFEFFPNASRDSLYISELSQGFQDDYFGQFAYDHQVPTPQVAITISRLVVGFLLPFIIMVACYSLIIFKMRRSRFTKSRSKLLRVAMVVVVVFLVCWAPYHIVGVLLLFTDPDDPFGESLLSWDHVSLALASANSCFNPFLYALLGKDFRRKARQSMQGILEAAFSEDMTHSTSCPQNKTSFERNSISTVV; translated from the coding sequence TACACTCACAGCACTGGGATGAACCCCACGTAATTCTCTCCATGGTCATCCTCAGCATCACTTTTCTACTGGGGTTGCCAGGCAACGGGCTGGTGCTGTGGGTGGCTGGCCTAAAGATGCAACGAACAGTGAACACAGTTTGGTTTCTCCATCTCACCTTGGCTGACTTCATCTGCTGCctctccctgcccttctccctgGTCCACTTGGTTCTCCAAGGACACTGGCCCTACGGCTGGTTCCTATGCAAGCTCATCCCCTCCATCATCATCCTCAACATGTTTGCCAGTGTCTTCTTGCTGACTGCCATTAGTCTGGACCGCTGTCTGTTGGTACTCAGGCCAATCTGGTGCCAGAATCATCGCAACGTGGGAACAGCCTGCACTATCTGTGGTTGTATCTGGGTGGTGGCTTTGGTAATGTGCATACCTGCTTTTATATACCGGGAGACGTTCACTATAGACAACCAGAGTATGTGTGGCTACAACTTTGGTCACCATGGCTCATTAGATTATCTAGACTTCACCTTTAATCTACTGGAAAACGGGTCTTTTGACAACTCCATTGCTGATCCGCCTGGAGAAATGGATGACAGGTTAGATTCCTTCTGGCCACAAACCAAGGATCAGCCTTGGGCAGCCACCACTGGCCTCCCTTCCCAAAAATTTCAAAGAACTTCTAGAGATTCACTCCCTATGGATTCAGCTAGATTATCTGTTCAACAACCACATTATGATCTATTTCAGTCTGCTGATGAAGTCTCAGCTACACTCTCCAGTGACTTTCCCATTGAAGATCACAGAACTCACCCCCTGGAGAACTCGGATTCTTTTCTCCCTGCTGATTTTGAGTTTTTTCCTAATGCCTCCAGGGATTCCTTATACATATCTGAACTATCACAAGGTTTCCAGGATGATTATTTTGGCCAATTTGCATATGATCATCAAGTGCCAACACCCCAGGTAGCCATAACCATCAGTAGGCTAGTGGTGGGTTTCCTGTTGCCCTTTATCATCATGGTGGCCTGTTATAGCctcattattttcaaaatgcGTCGGAGCCGCTTCACCAAGTCTCGGAgcaaactcttgagagtcgctaTGGTGGTGGTAGTTGTCTTCCTTGTCTGCTGGGCTCCATACCACATTGTTGGAGTCCTCTTATTGTTTACTGACCCAGATGATCCCTTTGGGGAATCTCTGTTGTCCTGGGACCATGTGTCTCTTGCTCTAGCATCTGCCAATAGTTGCTTCAATCCATTCCTCTATGCTCTCCTGGGAAAGGACTTTAGGAGAAAAGCAAGACAGTCCATGCAGGGAATTCTCGAGGCAGCTTTCAGTGAGGACATGACACACTCTACCAGCTGCCCCCAAAACAAAACCTCTTTCGAAAGAAACAGTATCAGTACAGTTGTATGA